Genomic DNA from Alicyclobacillus fastidiosus:
AGTGGTGACGTTCAATTTCTGGAGAGAGTGCTCCGACAACCGGAACCCCTCTTCCATCCCGCCCTTTCCCGAGATACCATGTTGAAATGGGACTCCCCGGAGGTCACCTGTGGAATCGTAGCTCCACAGGTGGTATGGGCAACTGAAACTAAGGCGGTTGCCACTGTTCTCCAGACAGACCATCGATCCACGGTGTGCACACCGATTGACAAACGATCGGAGGTTCCCTTCCTTATCTCGAGTGACAACAATGGGCGTATCTCCTACAAAGTTCGTCTTAAAGTCCCCTGGCTGCGCCAACTCGATTTCCAATCCGACAAAGTTCCAGGTCTTCCCCCGATAGAGCCGCTCCTGCTCCAACTCGTAGATAGCGGGATCCAAAAAGACGCGGTATGGCACACGCGTGACCCCTTCGGTTGGCCACTGGAAGTCTGACAGACGTTTCATCACCGATGCATTCATGCGGTTTCCCCTCCATACTTTGTGGTCAAGTTGCATCTTCTACAGCGTAGCGGGAAATGAGATGAAATACCTGGAGCGGTTTCGGATTCCGAACTCACTCACATATCTAATATCAAATTGAATATTCAGATAATAATTAGCTCAGGTGTACATCTCGAATCTGGCTATAGCGCTGCAAATCGACCGTCAGGAGACAGATGCTTCGCCGAGCGGATTGGGACTGAGACGCTCGTAGCGAATCGGCGACAAGGCGACTGCCAGCATCGCCAGAAGTGACATGACGGCAAAGGCGACCATATAGCCTTCCAGCGTCATGGGATACGCAGCCAGCCAGCCCACGACAACCGGACCAAAAATCGATCCGAGACGACCCACCCCAGCGTTCCATCCGATCCCGCTGGCCCGCACATTGGCTGGGTAAATATGAGCCATCGTCGTGTTGATCCCCGCTTGAACAGCGGTGAACAGCCCTACCAGGATACTAAAGACGTAAATGTAGGCGTTCGTGGGATTCACACCGAAGAGGACGACACTTAGGGACAGTAACACAAAATATACAATCGTCACCCGTTTCGCTCCAAACCGATCCATGAATGTGCCCATTATGAGATTCCCGGCTACTTGAGCGACATCGACAGCTAGGCTGTAGGAATAGCTGCGCACGAGGCCATGTCCATTTTTGACCATTAAAGTCGGGAGCCAAGTCGCGTAGCCGTACATGAATAGCAATGTGAAGAACGAGGCTACCCACAAGAGGACCGTCGTTCGCCCCATGCCGTCCTTGAACAGTAAGCCGATTTGCGCCAAAGCGTGACTCTCCTCCAACTCATCCAGATGAAAGTCAAAATCGTCGTTTGCAAATTGAAGGTACCCTAGGCGACAGAGCGTCTTGCGAACCTGGTCTGGCCGCCCCCATTTCACCAAGATTTGTAAGGATTCGGGCAACCATCGCGCCAGTACGGCCGCATACAGAATCGGAATCAGCCCGACGAGGAACATTCCTCGCCAGCCAAACGGTGGGATGATGAGCATCGCCATCACGGCGGACAGCACCCAACCGACAATAAATCCCGCATAAACGGAAGATACCCAAAAACCACGTCTCTGAGGCGGGGCGTACTCCGCGGCAATGGACGCCGAAATTGGCATGACACCGCCAATCCCAAAACCGCCGAGGACGCGGAACACAGCAAAGCTTCCATATCCGTTTGCAAACATGGCCAGGCCCGTGAAAATAGAAAACCAGATCAAGCCAAAGATCATGACTCTGCGTCTCCCAAACCGATCGGCTGTCGGCCCAAGGACAATCGACCCGATAAGCAAACCGATGAATCCGTACGATGCCAATGCCCCATTTTCAATCGGCGTCAGATGCCACAACGGACCGAGTTTGGGCATGACGTAGGGAATGATCATCGTATCATAGCCTTCGAATACCATAACCATTGACACGATCAACAAGAGTGAGTATCGTCGCGGTGTCATTGGCAGTTCTCGCAACAAGCCAGACATATCAATCTGTTTCTTTTCATCCATCCACTACAACGCTCCTTTTCCCCTATGGATGCACGACTCTGCTAGCTAGATAGATTTCGGGGGCTTCTCCATTTCTTGTACGACTCAAAAGACAATTCACTTACAGAAACCACACATCGACCACTCCCATACGGTGTGACAGATGACTCCGAACAAGCTGAATGCGCTTACATATAAATCTCCCTCCTTTATCGTGGCGTCGTACATCCGATTCCCATTCTAATTCCGCCGCTTTTTCAACATCCACAAGCAGTTTCGTATAGCGGAATTCCGTAAAACGATGTTATGATCTTGCGTGAAAATCACACAGACAATATAGATTCCCTAAACCTAGCAAAGCTGACCGGGGTTCCGAGCGGCCGCGGACAGCTCATTCGAGTGCAGGGGGTTCAATGTTCTGTTGACTCGTGCATCGAGGTGTCCATTTTGACCAAACATGTCGGTTTCTCACTTCGCACCAAGGTTCTCTCCATCTTTCTCGCCACCGTCGCGTCCATCATGCTCCTCAGCAACTTTCTCTACTACGAGACGAATAAGCAACTTTTGCTGACCAAATTGAGGAGCTATAACCAATTTCTCAATTCGCAGTTGAATGATGAGGTGAATCGGACAAGCCTGGCCCAAAACGATTTGGATGGGGCGGTCAACGACAAGCTAAAGTCGGCGGCCATCACGCTGGAATACGCCCTCCCGCCCCGTGCCGACGAGGTGACAAATCAATCGTTAGTCGCACTCGCGAACAAGTTAGGCGTGTCCGGCTTCACACTCTTTCAAATACACGACGGCTATGCGGAGGCCGTGAAATCATCAGACCCTACAGAAGCAGGTCAACGCTTCAAACTGGTATCAGGGAGCGAGTGGGTCACCGCATTTCTCGAAATTTCCGAGGGTAAGCCAGTAGACGTTCAAAAAGGAACGGCGAGCTCGCATTTTTGGATTGGTCCTTGGGCTAAAGATAAGGTCAATCCCAGTCGAGTCGACAAGTACGGGTACTATTTCGACGGTTCCACCGATTACGTGATTGACCCGTTTCAGGCACAACAGCAGGCGTCTACCGAACTGAGCGCAAACAAGACCGTCGAAGAGCTCATGACTTCAGATAAGAGCATCCTCTCGATAGCTGGTATCAATCCTCTGACGTTCGGTAAGGCGCCAAAGCTCACCAAGAGCACGAACGGTACTTCCTATGTCGATTTGAGCGATGAGAGCATTGCGTTCGGCCAGTATCGCTTTGCCGACGGAAGGGATAAGAGCGCCGTTCAACGCGCGTATCGAGACAAGACGACTGTTGTGTTTACCGCCACACAGGACCATCGGAAAGTGATCAAGACGTTCGTCTATCAATCGGGAGACACGTATAACAGCACGCCGTATGTGACCGAGATCGTGACGGATTATCAAGCGGTCGAACATGCGCTTCGGCAAGAACTGAATAACAGTATTCGAGTCTCGCTGATGATGATGTTCGCTGTACTCATTCTCAGCTATCTATGTTCTGGCTATATTGTTCGGCCGCTCCAGCGCTTGACAAAGCAGGTCGAGCAGATCGCACATGAGAATTTCGATGTACCTGTCGACGTTCAGCGCAGTGATGAAATCGGCGAGCTTGCGAAGAGCGTCAATATACTGCGGGAAAACTTGTTGGAGAGCCTCCATCGAACTGCTCAAGATGAGCGAAGTTCCAGTATGAGGTACCTTGGTATGATGGCTGCGTCGCTGATTCACGAACTGCGAACACCCGCCATCACGATTCGATACTTATTCGATTTAATCCACCGTTGCGGACTCGAGAATGAGAAGTCGAAAGAGGCGCTGAGCCGCGTGGAGTCGTCCACCGCACATCTCATTGGGATTATCGATTCGTTCAGCAACTACATCAAAAATGGGCGGTTAGACTTGGCGTACAAAAACATTGTGGAAATCATTCAGGAGACCATCGAGGTATACCAACCAACCGCACAACAGGCAGGTGTGAATCTCCATTTTGTCGGGCCTGAGTCTCAGACCATTTGGGTCCACATCGATGCCGAAAAGGTTCGCATGGTACTTATCAATCTGCTGAAAAATGGCGTCGAGTCCATGAAAGATGCAAGAGACAAACAACTGATCGTCCATCTACAGTGCGTAAACTCTACCATCGTGGTAGATATCACAGATCATGGCCCCGGAATCCCGGAAGAGAAATGGACGGACATTTTCACGCCTTTCCGATCCGATAAAGAGCGGGGACTTGGGCTTGGGTTGTCACTTAGCGCTCTGATTGTTCTATCACACGGTGGAACTATCTATGTAGCAGACAGCACAGCTGACGGGACGACCATTCGCGTGACCCTTCCACAGGTCAGCCAGGGATACACGGACGGTTTCCCCCCATCCCATCCGCAAATGTGACTGGGGCTGATTGGCCCCTTTCTCCACATGTGTTACAGTCAACAATATACGATCTCACTTGAAAGGGTTTGACTATGGAAGACTGCATTTTTTGTAAAATCGTCTCAGGAGAACTCCCTTCCGACAAGGTTTATGAGAATGACGACTTGCTCGCCTTTCAAAACATACGCCCAGATGCGCCGATTCACGTCTTGGTCATCCCTAAGCAACACATCGCTTCGGCACACAGAATCTCCGATGCAGAGGCTGGACTGATTGGGCGCATTCATGCGACCATCCCTGCGATTGCAGAACAACTCGGACTCGGCGAGAACGGATACCGGATTGTTACGAATATTGGAGAACACGGTCAGCAAACGGTCCCCCATTTGCACTACCACATCCTCGGCGGCCGCCAGTTGACCTGGCAGCACTGAGCGAAGACAAGCCAAAGACCGTTGCCCGATGAGGCAAACGGTCTTTTGATCAAACCACACCATTCAAGCCAATGGTTGACATATGAAATCAACCAATGCGACACGCGTTACACCTTGTCCCAGATACGCCGTGCGTTCTCCATTCCGATTTTCGATCCAGTCTGACTGTCCTCCATCCCTTCAAACTCGATGGATATGTAACCGTCGTAACCGGATTCTTTAATCGCCTTGACGACCTGCCACATTGGCACGTCCCCGTGCCCGACAATGGCGCCCCTCAGATAATGCCCACCAGAGCTGCGAAACCACCCCTGACCTGGGTCGTACTCGGGGGATCGAACGTAAAAGTCCTTTAAATGGACCATCGATGCATACGGGAGGTTTTTCTGTGTCGCTACACAGGGGTTTTCGTCAACGCACAGGAAATTCCCCACGTCTAAAGTCGTCTTGAAGTTATCCCTGGCGACTGCCTCGACCAATCTCTGTACCCGATCGCTGTGTTGCACAAAGAAGCCGTGATTCTCGACGCTGGTTGTGATGCCATACCTATCGGCGTACATCGCCACGCGCCTGCAGGCATCTCTCAATCGTGGCAAATCCTGTTCAAATTGATGGATGGTCGCCTCCGGTGCAGGCCGCCAAGCGACATCGTGGCGCATCAATTTGACACCGAGCCTGCTCGCGATATCCACTTCCTTCAGCACGCGCTCAATTTCAGCTTCGTACGCCTCGTCGTCTTCTTGAGTAAAATTTGCCCCGATGGCGTAATTCGAAACGTCAAGCTTCACTCGTTGGGCCGTTTCGCGAATCTGCTCGACCAATTCAGGCTGCTCTTCGAAGCTGTAACCCATCGGGACAATTTCGACGTGTTCCCCACCGTTCTCCGCAATCCATTCCACAACGTCGAGCACACTCATCTCGCCGTTCTTCAACTCTCGATAGAAACTGTACGTACTCAGGCCGATCTTCACCGAACCACTCTCCCCTTGGCAATGCGTGCGAAATCGTACGATTCAGCAGCCTGTGACGTTTATAGCTCAATTTCTCGACCTTCATTTGATGATTGCGAAATGGCCGTCAGCAGTTTGACGATCTCAAGCCCCTGTGTCGCATCGCTACAAGGTGTCACTCCACTCTTTACACAGTGGATAAAGTGATCGATCTCACGCTGATAAAAAGGTCCCATGCCAACCGTCGGAACGAACTCAGTCAAGGCCCGATGCTGCGTCGTATAAATGCGAAGGGGATCGAGCGATAAGCCGCCCTTCGTCCCAAACAGCTCTAACTTTAACGCATCATCTTGAGGTCCATTGAGCGACCAGGAGACTTCCATCTGAAGCACGCACCCGTTCTCAAACCGGATAAACGCCGAAGCGAAGTCTTCTGTCGTGTAAATCTCATTGTGCTCATTTCCACTTGAGCTAGCTTTCCAAGCCTGGATATAATCCAATTGATCGTGACCGATGCCACGCTGGAGATAGCCATTGACCTTGCTCGCCACCGGGCATCCCATCAACCACCACGTCAGATCCAAGGCGTGGACGCCGATGTCCATGAGTGGCCCGCCGCCTGCTACTTGTAGATCCGTAAACCATCCACGTGGCGTTCCTCGCCGCCTCAAGATGCGGGTTTTCGCGTAATAGACCTCGCCCAGGTCTTGTCCGTCGACATACCGCTTCATCAATTCAACATCTTCGCGATAGCGATGCGACATGCCGATCATCAGCACTTTACCAGACTCTTCCGATATTTGCGCCAACTGTTTAGCGGCTTCCAGATCAGTTGCCATTGGCTTTTCCAAGAGCACGT
This window encodes:
- a CDS encoding sugar phosphate isomerase/epimerase, with the protein product MKIGLSTYSFYRELKNGEMSVLDVVEWIAENGGEHVEIVPMGYSFEEQPELVEQIRETAQRVKLDVSNYAIGANFTQEDDEAYEAEIERVLKEVDIASRLGVKLMRHDVAWRPAPEATIHQFEQDLPRLRDACRRVAMYADRYGITTSVENHGFFVQHSDRVQRLVEAVARDNFKTTLDVGNFLCVDENPCVATQKNLPYASMVHLKDFYVRSPEYDPGQGWFRSSGGHYLRGAIVGHGDVPMWQVVKAIKESGYDGYISIEFEGMEDSQTGSKIGMENARRIWDKV
- a CDS encoding HAMP domain-containing sensor histidine kinase, which codes for MTKHVGFSLRTKVLSIFLATVASIMLLSNFLYYETNKQLLLTKLRSYNQFLNSQLNDEVNRTSLAQNDLDGAVNDKLKSAAITLEYALPPRADEVTNQSLVALANKLGVSGFTLFQIHDGYAEAVKSSDPTEAGQRFKLVSGSEWVTAFLEISEGKPVDVQKGTASSHFWIGPWAKDKVNPSRVDKYGYYFDGSTDYVIDPFQAQQQASTELSANKTVEELMTSDKSILSIAGINPLTFGKAPKLTKSTNGTSYVDLSDESIAFGQYRFADGRDKSAVQRAYRDKTTVVFTATQDHRKVIKTFVYQSGDTYNSTPYVTEIVTDYQAVEHALRQELNNSIRVSLMMMFAVLILSYLCSGYIVRPLQRLTKQVEQIAHENFDVPVDVQRSDEIGELAKSVNILRENLLESLHRTAQDERSSSMRYLGMMAASLIHELRTPAITIRYLFDLIHRCGLENEKSKEALSRVESSTAHLIGIIDSFSNYIKNGRLDLAYKNIVEIIQETIEVYQPTAQQAGVNLHFVGPESQTIWVHIDAEKVRMVLINLLKNGVESMKDARDKQLIVHLQCVNSTIVVDITDHGPGIPEEKWTDIFTPFRSDKERGLGLGLSLSALIVLSHGGTIYVADSTADGTTIRVTLPQVSQGYTDGFPPSHPQM
- a CDS encoding Gfo/Idh/MocA family oxidoreductase; this encodes MSKLRVGIIGVGSIAKVAHLPSYAKRDDVEVVAFADPEHRRALEEAQTFANVAKCQEPVVYADATAMLAHENLDVVSICTPNSSHVELAIEALRRGVHVLLEKPMATDLEAAKQLAQISEESGKVLMIGMSHRYREDVELMKRYVDGQDLGEVYYAKTRILRRRGTPRGWFTDLQVAGGGPLMDIGVHALDLTWWLMGCPVASKVNGYLQRGIGHDQLDYIQAWKASSSGNEHNEIYTTEDFASAFIRFENGCVLQMEVSWSLNGPQDDALKLELFGTKGGLSLDPLRIYTTQHRALTEFVPTVGMGPFYQREIDHFIHCVKSGVTPCSDATQGLEIVKLLTAISQSSNEGREIEL
- a CDS encoding histidine triad nucleotide-binding protein, with translation MEDCIFCKIVSGELPSDKVYENDDLLAFQNIRPDAPIHVLVIPKQHIASAHRISDAEAGLIGRIHATIPAIAEQLGLGENGYRIVTNIGEHGQQTVPHLHYHILGGRQLTWQH
- a CDS encoding MFS transporter, with the protein product MDEKKQIDMSGLLRELPMTPRRYSLLLIVSMVMVFEGYDTMIIPYVMPKLGPLWHLTPIENGALASYGFIGLLIGSIVLGPTADRFGRRRVMIFGLIWFSIFTGLAMFANGYGSFAVFRVLGGFGIGGVMPISASIAAEYAPPQRRGFWVSSVYAGFIVGWVLSAVMAMLIIPPFGWRGMFLVGLIPILYAAVLARWLPESLQILVKWGRPDQVRKTLCRLGYLQFANDDFDFHLDELEESHALAQIGLLFKDGMGRTTVLLWVASFFTLLFMYGYATWLPTLMVKNGHGLVRSYSYSLAVDVAQVAGNLIMGTFMDRFGAKRVTIVYFVLLSLSVVLFGVNPTNAYIYVFSILVGLFTAVQAGINTTMAHIYPANVRASGIGWNAGVGRLGSIFGPVVVGWLAAYPMTLEGYMVAFAVMSLLAMLAVALSPIRYERLSPNPLGEASVS